A single Nicotiana tabacum cultivar K326 chromosome 5, ASM71507v2, whole genome shotgun sequence DNA region contains:
- the LOC142180821 gene encoding uncharacterized protein LOC142180821, with protein sequence MKQEKLDKCFGWFLEMLKKQYMNIPFIEVLTQMPAYAKFMKEILSSKRKLEEITVVKLNAHCSAILQNKISQKCGDPGSFTIPYSLGSEKFDKALCDSGISINLISLYVFIKVEGVVVLIYDSQWINLVQVVPQNEMIEKVVRYDCYCFLDGYSGYNQIPIVPEDVEKTTFTCPGDMNRKCLETSSTNFYEEHKELLGRAGLYRKFIKNFSCITKPLTTLLAKDDKFVFIVKFLRAFKLIKEKLGTALIMVKPDWSQPFKIMCDSSDVAVGAALGQRKDKMFRPIYYTSRTLNNAQVKYATIKKEFFVVVFDFEKFRSYLVGSKEGTKNHIADHISQLERPLVEIVEIREGFPDDQIFSIAVVSERRSWYADVANILDNGWLPRDRSRDQIRKLQGEQRSWKSVFNGLFYTNMHERPFPLPHSYQYILVAIDYVSKWAEGIPTTINDSRVVCEFLQKNIFIRFGTPRVIISDNRSHFVNKAFAALLSKLAGEHKLLQMNKLEEFRLDAYENERIFKKKTKRWHDHLIKPNEFHEGANFCYTIVDLGCFPKNSNQVGRIRTMSRHPSKRANTGSYGVAPSSRRGGRREAPDFPVEEDMEEIDPEDDVVLECKFGIRVVLAHARHWYTTFVTDVNPDLEFGIDDGKLARKYSVI encoded by the exons ATGAAGCAGGAAAAATTAGACAAGTGCTTTGGATGGTTCTTGGAGATGCTCAAGAAACAATATATGAACATTCCCTTCATAGAGGTTCTCACTCAGATGCCTgcttatgctaaattcatgaaggaaatCTTGTCTAGCAAGAGAAAGTTAGAGGAGATAACAGTGGTCAAGCTGAATGCACACTGCAGTGCCATATTgcaaaataaaatttctcaaaagtgTGGGGACCCAGGAAGCTTCACCATACCATATTCATTGGGGAGTGAAAAGTTTgacaaggctctatgtgattctGGTATTTCTATAAATTTAATATCTTTGTATGTGTTTATAAAAGTTGAAG GAGTGGTTGTCCTCATCTATGATAGCCAATGGATCAATCTTGTGCAAGTGGTGCCTCAGAATGAG ATGATCGAGAAAGTGGTTAGATATGATTgttactgtttcttggatgggtactcaggctaTAATCAGATACCCATTGTCCCAGAAGATGTTgagaagactactttcacttgCCCTGGAG ATATGAACAGGAAGTGCCTAGAG ACTTCATCCACCAACTTCTATGAAGAGCATAAGGAGCTTCTTGGGCGTGCTGGGCTCTACAGAAAGTTCATCAAAAACTTTTCCTGCATTACCAAGCCATTGACTACATTGCTAGCGAAGGATGACAAGTTTGTGTTCATTGTGAAGTTCTTGAGGGCATTcaaattgataaaagaaaagcTTGGTACTGCCCTTATTATGGTGAAACCTGATTGGAGCCAGCCTTTTAAAATAATGTGTGATTCTAGTGATGTAGCTGTGGGAGCAGCTCTGGGGCAAAGGAAAGATAAGATGTTTAGGCCCATCTACTATACAAGTAGGACATTGAATAACGCTCAAGTGAAGTATGCTACTATTAAGAAAGAGTTCTTTGTTGTGGTCTTTGATTTTGAAAAGTTTAGATCATATCTTGTAGGGAGTAAA GAAGGCACTAAAAATCACATTGCAGATCATATATCTCAACTTGAGAGACCTCTAGTAGAGATAGTGGAAATAAGAGAAGGGTTCCCTGATGACCAGATTTTTTCCATTGCTGTGGTCTCTGAAAGACGGTCTTGGTATGCTGATGTAGCCAACATTTTGGACAATGGATGGTTGCCGCGTGACCGCTCTCGTGATCAAATAAGAAAActtcaaggtgag CAAAGATCATGGAAGTCGGTTTTCAATGGCctattttatacaaatatgcaTGAGC GGCCATTCCCTTTGCCTCATTCTTATCAGTATATCCTAGTAGCCATTGACTATGTCTCTAAATGGGCTGAAGGAATTCCTACTACGATCAATGATTCTCGAGTGGTGTGTGAGTTCTTACAGAAGAACATATTTATCCGCTTTGGGACACCTCGAGTGATTATTAGTGACAACAGATCTCATTTTGTGAACAAGGCGTTTGCTGCATTACTGTCCAA ACTTGCGGGTGAACACAAGTTGTTACAAATGAATAAGTTGGAGGAGTTTAGACTGGACGCATATGAAAATGAGcgaatttttaagaaaaagacaAAGAGGTGGCATGATCATCTTATTAAGCCAAATGAGTTTCATGAAGGGGCAAATTTTTGCTATACAATAGTAGACTTAGGCTGTTTCCCGAAAAATTCAAATCAAGTTGGACGGATCC GTACAATGTCTCGTCATCCAAGTAAGCGTGCTAACACTGGTTCCTATGGAGTTGCACCGAGTAGTAGGAGAGGAGGTAGGCGGGAAGCACCTGATTTTCCAGTGGAAGAGGACATGGAGGAAATTGATCCGGAAGATGACGTGGTCCTAGAGTGCAAGTTTGGTATTCGGGTTGTCCTTGCTCATGCTAGACACTGGTATACGACCTTTGTCACTGATGTGAACCCGGATCTTGAGTTTGGTATTGATGATGGGAAGTTGGCTCGGAAGTACTCTGTGATCTAA